The Bacillota bacterium LX-D genome has a window encoding:
- the iorA gene encoding indolepyruvate ferredoxin oxidoreductase subunit alpha: MKKLLTGNEAIARGAFEAGVRVAAAYPGTPSTEILENIASYPEIYAEWSPNEKVALEVGAGASIAGARTLVAMKHVGVNVAADPLLTFAYTGVNGGLVLVSADDPGMHSSQNEQDNRFYAKFAQIPLLEPSDSQEAKDMLIQAYEISEKFDTPVLFRTTTRVAHSQSLVSLEERKDLPLKDYEKNPQKYVMLPAHGRLRHPIVEERRVKLSEFSESSSLNRIEQGDQKIGIITSGIVYQYVKEVLPNASILKLGITYPLPQKLITTFVQSVEKCYVIEELEPFLEEQIKAWGLKVIGKELFPGIGEFNVELLAEKFNQVQGQNQVAASAAASIPVRPPVLCAGCPHRGVYYAINKLGLKVAGDIGCYTLGAAPPLSAMDTCICMGASISSALGMEKARGKEFARGLVAVIGDSTFIHSGITGLADVVYNCGTSTILILDNSTTAMTGHQEHPGTGLTIKKEKTKQVNLEALVRALGVERVQIVDPYNLKAVEQALKDETAAEEPSVIIFKRPCVLLKGQGPQGLMEVDATKCKACGRCRKLGCPALVFKGEQPAVNSALCNGCGQCKQVCNMGAIQEVSR, from the coding sequence GTGAAAAAGCTATTAACAGGAAACGAAGCAATAGCCAGGGGAGCTTTTGAAGCAGGAGTTAGAGTTGCTGCTGCTTACCCCGGGACCCCTAGCACCGAAATTTTAGAAAACATTGCTTCTTACCCGGAAATATATGCTGAGTGGTCACCAAACGAAAAAGTAGCTTTGGAGGTCGGAGCCGGAGCTTCCATTGCTGGAGCCAGAACATTGGTAGCTATGAAACACGTAGGTGTGAATGTGGCGGCTGACCCTCTTTTAACTTTTGCTTATACTGGTGTCAACGGCGGTCTAGTTTTAGTTTCCGCCGATGATCCAGGCATGCATAGTTCGCAAAATGAGCAGGACAATCGCTTTTATGCAAAATTTGCTCAAATTCCCCTTTTAGAGCCCAGCGACAGCCAAGAAGCTAAAGATATGTTAATTCAGGCCTATGAGATTAGTGAAAAATTTGATACTCCCGTTTTGTTTAGGACGACTACCAGAGTTGCCCATTCTCAGTCTCTGGTTAGTCTGGAAGAGCGGAAAGATCTTCCTTTGAAGGACTATGAAAAAAATCCGCAAAAATATGTGATGCTGCCTGCTCACGGACGCTTACGGCATCCTATTGTTGAAGAGCGTAGAGTAAAATTAAGTGAATTTAGCGAAAGTAGTTCTTTAAATAGGATAGAACAAGGCGATCAAAAAATAGGTATTATCACTAGTGGTATCGTTTATCAATATGTAAAAGAAGTGTTGCCTAATGCTTCTATTTTAAAACTAGGCATAACTTATCCTTTGCCGCAAAAATTAATTACAACTTTTGTACAGTCTGTGGAAAAATGTTATGTCATTGAGGAATTGGAACCATTTTTAGAAGAACAAATTAAAGCATGGGGGCTAAAAGTAATTGGCAAAGAGTTATTCCCCGGAATCGGAGAATTTAATGTGGAGCTCCTGGCTGAGAAGTTTAACCAAGTTCAAGGCCAAAATCAAGTAGCGGCTAGTGCTGCAGCTTCCATTCCAGTTCGTCCGCCAGTTCTTTGTGCCGGCTGTCCTCACCGTGGCGTATATTACGCAATTAATAAATTAGGCTTAAAAGTTGCAGGGGACATTGGCTGCTATACCTTAGGAGCTGCTCCTCCTCTGTCAGCTATGGATACTTGCATTTGTATGGGCGCCAGCATTAGTAGCGCCTTAGGTATGGAAAAAGCCCGGGGCAAAGAATTTGCCCGAGGCCTTGTAGCTGTAATTGGAGATTCAACTTTTATTCATTCGGGGATTACAGGCTTGGCAGATGTAGTTTATAATTGCGGTACTTCTACAATTCTAATTTTAGACAATAGTACAACTGCTATGACAGGTCACCAGGAACACCCGGGCACAGGTCTAACTATTAAAAAAGAAAAAACAAAACAAGTTAACTTAGAAGCTTTAGTTAGGGCTTTGGGAGTAGAAAGAGTACAAATAGTAGACCCGTATAATCTTAAAGCAGTTGAACAAGCATTGAAGGATGAGACTGCTGCAGAAGAACCTTCAGTAATTATTTTTAAACGTCCCTGCGTGCTCCTGAAAGGACAAGGACCCCAAGGTTTGATGGAGGTTGATGCAACAAAATGTAAGGCCTGCGGCAGATGCCGTAAATTAGGCTGCCCTGCTTTAGTATTTAAGGGAGAACAGCCGGCTGTGAATAGTGCCTTATGCAACGGCTGCGGCCAGTGTAAGCAGGTTTGTAACATGGGAGCTATTCAGGAGGTATCGAGATGA